The Panicum virgatum strain AP13 chromosome 3N, P.virgatum_v5, whole genome shotgun sequence genome includes the window GGGGGTGATGCAGTTCTTGGGCGCCGTGGCAGAGCTTGCGCGGGGTGCGCAGGCTCTGTCCGTGCTGCCGGTGTGGAAACGGGAGCTGCTGGAGGGGCGCAACCAGCAACAGCCGGTGATGTTGCACGACAAGTTGACCGAGGCCAAGGCCAGCAGTATCATGCTTCCGTTAGATAACGCGGCTCTCCGACTCCGGTCCTTCTTCTTCGGACCCCGAGAGATCGCTGCCATTCGAGCCCAGCTCACGCCGCACCTGCAGAAGCGTGCGACAAAGTTCGACTCCATCGCGGGCTGGATTTGGAAGTTCCGGACGGTGGCGCTGGCCCCGGAACCCAACGAGGTGATGATGCTGGTCGTGGCCGTCAACGCACGCGGCCGCACAACTGCCACGGCTGGCATACCCATCGGCTACTACGGAAATGCATTCGCGCTTCCGGTCGCCATGTCAACGGCCAGGGAGCTCTGCACGAAATCCCTGAGCTACGCTATTGAGCTGGTGAAGAAGGCGAAAAACCAGGTGGACATGGAGTACATGCGGTCAACGGCCGACCTCATTGTGCTGCGTAGGGGGCAATGTACTCGCATCACCACGGGCATGTATTCTCTGTCAGACGCAACCAGGGCCAGGTTTGAGCACCTCGACTTCGGATGGGGCAAGTCGGTGTATGGGGGTCCGGCAGAAGCCGTCGGCAACCCGTCCAATCCCTGGCTGACGAGCTTCCTCTTAGCCACCAAGAATGCCAACGGGGAGGACGGCATCATCGTACCGATGTGCCTGCCTGGCCCTGCTATGGATAGGTTGGTGGGAGAGATGAGCAAGCTGCTCGCCTATCAGCCGATGTGACCCTTCTTTACCAACCTCACGTATTCCCTGTCAAGAGGTCAGCTCTATGAATAGATCACCATGTGCTGACTATGAACAAAATGAAACTTCATCTCGTATAGCAGCATGAGAATAGAATCAAGTGGTATGCTATTGTATATATACGTGTGTGTCTCAAGGGGTTCTATTTATCCTATATACTGCAAGTTATCAATAAAATAATGCAGTGCTCATTAACATGCACGCGTGTTCTCACTCATCATCATACCTGGATCGGGCAAAGATGGATTAACATCAAATCCAAAGAAAGACACAAACTTTCAATTGATGAAGTCCTTGTAATAAATTCCATTAATCAATGCAAATTCAAAAATCTAGGTAATTATAAACCAAATGCTTTAAATCCATGACAGGATAACTCAACGATAAATACATTTAGCATCACCTTCTCACCATATATGTTTTCTTTTATGAGATCAACAAATGAGgacaatgatttttttttatacaAACTAGTACTAAAGACCCTTCATATATCCTGGTTGTGGATCCAATTGGGACCAATAAAAAGTCCCGGGTGGAGCAACCACATGGGACAAATGAGGGACATTATTAGTCCTGGTTCATGaatccaaccgggactaaatatCCCTGCCCCAGCACACTAGCTAGCCATTGGACCCAGGACTAAAGGTCTATTTGTTCCGGGCCTAACGGCGGCCAGGACGTATAGCAAAGCTCAAAAACCATTTCTGTAGCAGTGCATGCAACAATAGGACTGTATTTTCGATCTCTTTATTTTGGAAAAATTATAAGTCCTGTATTGCACGGGTATTTATCTTATATACATTATAATGCCACAGCTTATGAGGGATGATTCAAATTTATATAGCAAACCTAGAGTGTTACCGATGCAGTTTTTTCCCCAAACCAAAGTCCGTTATATTTGACTTTGTCAAAATCAGAATACCACTGGTTATTATATTATTAATCATTATTGAGGCAAATAGTTTAATGACTAGGCCAGCAGAACAGGGTAGATGTTGATAGAATTCTCGAAGGAAACTGGTGTGGTCTGCCTGAGTTGTTTGACTAACCGATGGATTGGAGTGAACACAGAGCTGTCGCATAGCTGTCATACACGCAAAGCGTCGTTCGGACTTCGGAGTGAACAAAACTAGCAGTCAAGTCGCATCAGCGTGCAAAGTCAACATGCTCCCACTAGTCCAGCCGGTATTATTTCCTCGCCCGGTAGTCGGCAGAAGATATCATATGACCTAGTTGCGTCGAtattttagataatggaaaattTTCCAGCTTCAAACTGCTCCAGATACATACAGGcatattctcaaaaaaaaaagatacataCAGGCATCACTCTGCAATTATTACAATCACACACTCAGAGTTTAAACCATATTGTGTTTGAAATTAATGACCAATATGCAAAATGAAAGTCCATGCATGGGACGCGAAGAACTACAAAGCTAAAGACTCTAGAAGCTGACATACTTCGACTAGCAGCTTCCTTTGGTTATCATTGCTGCAACAGAACCCACAAAATGGAGCCaatgtgcccccccccccctctaaaAAGCACCGGCAAAAAAGTTTTTGGCCTACAATTGTTAAAAACAGTACTATTTTTTGATCCAAATTGACCAACATATACTTGCGGCTCCCGTCTGCTTAGACCAGTTATTAAAAAAATGTTCTATATTCACTGTTGGTGGTATACCTAATACAAGTCGAACGCCATATGAATTTGCATAATGACATTCAACAAATAGGTGTTGAACAGTTTCTAGCTTACtacaaaaacagcaagcttgATTCCCATTTAAATTCCTTCTAGTTAAATTGTCTTTAGTTAGAATCTCTCCCCTTTTAAGATACTACATATACATTTTTATTTTGAGAGGAATCTTCATACGCCAAATTTCTTGCGTAGCTTTCAAACCGTTATTGACTTATTCTCCTTCATTGCCATCTATCTTTTGTTAAAGTCAAGTTCTAACGTGGTGTAAGATACACCACTGGAAACGGAAATTTCCTTGTATGCCCGAAACTGTTAGGGATATAGGGGAAAACAGTTAGGAAAAATAATTCTGATGGAAAACCGACAGGCAAATCCCGATAGGGATAAAAGGATAGAGAAATTACAATTGCTTGTCGGTttaccaacaaaattaatttcccTAACAAGATTTTTCTGAGGGTTGACTCACAAGAGATTTTTCTGAGGGTTGGCTCACAAGAAAATTTGTATCTGTCTGGTTAACGAACCATTCAATAATCATTTCCATGTCTTTCCTTCCCGATAGACCAACCTGATTTTCCCGCCAGTTCCCCATCAATATTATAAATTTATCCTAGTTAATGATAGAAACATTGGCAAACCAACTGATAGAAAATATTAGTTATTTCCTGTTGGTCAGAACTAACAGTTTTCTATACTCTTTTGACTAGCATTTCTAGCACTAATATAGTATTTTGTGGTAATAGTATTGGAAACAAACATTGAGGCTCAAGACAACAATATATGGTCACAATTTCACATACAAGCATCCAGATTACAAAGCTAGAGTTCAACCAAATACATTGGCAAGTAGATACACAAATGTCTTTGCCACCACTACATAGAGTAGACAAGTACATGATGAATCTACTCATAAGTTATCATTGTTCAGCCATATGCTGTGTAGAAAACAGCCATATGTATTCGAAAGACAAAAGTCAGTTGGCACCACATTTTCTGCTGATTGATGATTGCACTAGAAGCCATTTTTACCTTATGGCATGTAAATTGCAGAAGTCACGAAAGTCATTGTCAATTGGTCCACCGTTGTTGCTATCAACAttttctccatcaccatccacTTGCTGATCTCTATCCTCGCCATTCTAGTCCTCTCCATCCATGTCTCCACAATCGAAGTCATTCTCATTAAGGCCCTCCCATCAAGGTCCTCCAGGTCCTCATCTTCCATGTTGTCGTCATCTTCATGTCATCTCCAGCGTGACATGAACTAGTAGGTAATAACCGCAAAAATATAATAGTATCATGTAAATAGGCAATTGCATTTAAGAAATTCCATGTCGTCAAATGATAGTTTTGCAAGTTTACAGCTCAGCAAGGCAACTTATAGCAATTCCATGTTTAATTGAGCATAAAAATTACTAGGATGAGTTGGGCGTCTCACTGCTCCTATGAATGGTTGAAGTGTGAATCCCAATCTAACACTAATATACATGGATTTAGCTAATGCAATATAATATACACATGAATTATTTCAGGGAAAATGATATGGGCTGCCTTTCTATGTCTAATGATCTCTTAATAAGCTACTGTCTTGACTTGGTTCATCTATAGTTTATTTGCTATTTGACTAAAAAATAACAGGATCCTCCCTACTTAAATGATTGAGCCCCTACCTAAAATGACTTGTCCACATATCAACACAAAAGGACACTACTGACAAATGACTACTTGCATGGTAATGATAACAATTATTTCCTCTAAGCATGCACCAGGTACTGTTAGGGTTGTTAAATCTTTCAGAACTCCTACACGGTACCGAAATGTGGGGGAGTACACTACCACCACAAAACCATCATGATGAATGGATaaagctgtcaccacctgccatctacccaTGCTACACCAtagagcacggtcatatccgagggatcccGCATACTAGGGGTAAGTCATAAACAATAATAACAGGATAACGTGACACATAAACAAGCCATCTCTCAAGGataaagaaaaaataattaactTAAGGTTagcgggagcataggcaaagaacAAGGTCCTAAAGaatctattcatgttagcaAGGGCTACATTACGCGCGCACACGGTTAGGGCTGCAGGTGCTAGAAAAATAGGGATGTCGGGAGAATGTCTCGACCTAGGTACTGTTAGGGTCGTTACATCTTTTAGAACTCCTACACTGTACCTGAATGTGGGGGAGTATGCTAACCATGACAAAGTTGTCATGGCAGACGGACATGACTGTCACCACCTATAATCTACCCCTActacaccgtggagcacggtcatatccgagggTTCCCGCATACTTGAGCACCATGCCCATGTATTAGGTTACTACCCTAATGCCgccgggtctcccaccctttgaGTGGACAAGTAAAATGCTAAGGTAAGCCTGGAGACACAATGAACTGTTATTCATACCTAGATTGTCTGGTCTAACTGCATACATTGCATAACTCATGATTAAACAAGGCATGGATTGATAAGCTAACAAGATAGCATAGTGACCATGACTAAACTCTTTATTATGAATAGAATGCTGACAAGTTGAACACAAAGCAATACCAGAGGCTGAGGATTGGTCAATGACCCCGAGGACTTACACTCCCTAAGAGAAGttctagcctagctccactagccTAAGGGTTACAAttagaaggagagagagggagagaggcttcCAACATGTGGTGTGCGTTGAATGAGTGAAGgctctcctccttttatagcttgagaggtTGGTTCCCAGCATCTTCAAGTATGGAAACATTATCCCCCGCCTTTGTGAAGATAAGAGTGGATCCCCAGCCAAAGGGCGCCTGGATGGCTGGCTGTCCAGGTTCGGCCGCCCTAGGAGGCTGGCCGACCCACTAGTGGGCCCTCTGGCCACTGCCATTGGTCTACTATCTAACAATGGGCCTAGATCTTATCCATTGGGTGCTCACACTCTGATGGTAAGGTGGATTGCTCTATCGGTTGGGCCCTCTTCGTAAgtgtgatgcaagatgggatctTTTATGCATTCTCGTTGTGTATTCATCTAAACGTTGGTGCTATCCCATCCAAGCAAGCAAGGGGAACCCCGGTGGGAAGAGGGAAAGAAATATCAAGGAAAGAAgttgtgttttcttcttatttcatACTTGTTGTTGGCGTTCATAGCGTCCTGAATAGAAGCCGCAAGTGCACAGAtatcgttgtagctttcacctaggAGTATTCTAGCGTATCGTATCCATATGGAACGTAAGTATATTATCTAAGGCTTGAATTCATCCAAAGACTCTGCACAGCCAAAGAGGTAAGGGACAGAGAGGATTTCTATGGCTAAGAATCAAAGGTAGATAGAGCTAACTAGTTGTTTACTTTGGGCTATCAGATACTCATGGATAAAACCAGTGAGTTCTAAAAATAAGGCTACTATGATATACTCGGACATGGAGGATTATTATGGCATTAAACATGGATGTCGCCACCTGTGGCTACATCTACAAACTATGGAGCTAGACCACAACCAAagttcaagtctgatctagacACCACTTCTACACCGTCTTTTACTAACTCTAGAGTTGATCAGAGCATCCCATTCTATCAGAAGTCCTACTCCAGAGGCATCCACCAAATTAGTGAATGATGATGCCGTAAACAACCTAGGAACTAGCACTACTTAACTAAGAACCTGAAGCACAAAGAAGATCACGAACACTTACTATGATTGATAAGTAGACGTAAAGGAACAAGCTAGAGAAGAACATCATGGACGACAACCCTGGCACCTCCACGACttcccctcactctctccctaatTTCCTAGAACTACCTAGGCAACACTTCACCTCTAAGGTAAGCTCCTAACTCCAAAAGTGAGAGGAGAGTTGATTGTGTGGGATGTCTCCATTTCCACCCCCCTCTTCTAGTATTTATAGGATGGAACCAGGGGTGTCTCAACACGCGGAAAACTTGGGGCGCCCGATACCGCCTTCTACATCAAATTAGGAAGCGCCACGTGGAAGCTGCAGATGAGGGGGCCTAGtcgcaggtcggccgaccattaTGGCCACCACCTTTCGCCCCCAATTTCTTCCaggaggctgacatgtgggtccttaAGTTGGTTCTTTATGCTTGGGCTGAAAATACATCGGTTTACTTTCATTGTGGGCCCATAGATCCTCGTGCCCATGCCTGATTCGCCGAGAGGATGCTCCATTCGATTGATGATGTGGTTCCCTCCCACTCTAAGCTTAAGCAACCTACATTcaaataatcaccaacactTTGCTGAATTTggtagtaataactcctaccactaatgTTGATGCTCGTCTTATATGTGTtcatgcaggagctgatggCCTGCTCTAATCCATGGGAGGCTAACTGGAGTGATTTGAATGGTCAAGTTTTGTAACTTGGAGCTTGAAGCATGATTTTCTGTCCTTGCAAAACCTTTGGAGAGAAATGCAAAGACAGGCCTCGCACTCCTTGCACTTCCATGAATAaatttgcatactctttattccttgcattctCTAGTCGTTGTGAACAAATTATATTCATAGGGAGCCCATTCTctctaagtaattgactaatgtgatatgattaagatgaatggaaccatgctcttcttcgcaaagtacttgggattttcttttcaaaaatacaaaaaatacaATAGCATGCTCCTCAAATTAATAtaaattcctaccagagccaaaGTTTGAGCATCATGAAAAACCTTATGTTTATGtagtttgactttgctttgagttttatcaaattctttgacccttgtaagagacttgtcatactctcatgatcaagacaacgtacacgtccacttgcattctatacttctacactggagGATAGCAAAACATTTTCATCCATCcaaaaaataaaactccatgacatGCCATGACTCTTTCTCTCCAAAGTGACCAACAAGGAtgtgggctatgcaaaaagaaaataaaagatgcctAACCAAAGAAGGTAGGTCACATGCTCAAAAAGCATGACAAAATAAAGATGCAtaccaaagaaggtatgccacatgctcacaAGGCAtgttaaaagaaacaaaaaaagagaaaaaaagagatagcTCACATccaaggaaaataaagaagagagatAGTTCATTGAAAGCGTTCATACATCTTTCATCAAAAATATCCACATACTTGCACATTCTTGAtcagattgcatgacttgtttctttaTGGATCTAGTCTTTGACCAAGTGTTGATGCTTGCTAGAGACCAATTTCAAGCGTCAATTTGATAAGAAAACCCTAAGAGTTTGAATATTTCACATGCATGTTTATCCCAAATAAAGTGTAAACCCATTATGCTCTTAGAAATTGTACAATGTTGGAAATAGAGCTAAAATGCAGGTTGAGAGCACCTTATGATACACGGGAAAAAACGTCGAggtcacatggatcaaagggcccacatGCAGCATCAAACCGACATACCAGGGGTCCAGGCACGTGGAAAAAGTATTGAGGGACACGTGTCAGGTCACAGTGGAAAGCTAGAGGTGGTGGGGCCTAGTGGGCTGTCAGTcgaccaccatggtcggccAACCAGCCCACTATAGCACCGACCTCTCCCCTTGGACTGGaagcttcctccctccttccttaaGTCGGTTTGAGGTGCTTGGAGTGCTGCAAATCagccgagagaccccccttggcaccctctataaatatgagatgGGAGTAAGAATAGAGACACACCAAGTTGAAGCTCTAGCACAAACAGTCTATTGTGTAACTCTaggctagtggagtttaggGAAAGTAGTTGTTGGGTCCCCGAATGTGCTTCGGAGAATGGGTATGGGTTCGCTACTAGTTCTCTTTTGTAATGTTCGATTGTATGTAATAGACTTGTCTTACAGTTATTTATATTTGCATGATTTATGCTCTGGGGTGTCAAACATAGAATTCTTGCTTAGTTTATTTTGTTACTATATGCTTTATCTAGTTAGAGACTTAATCCTAGTTAACTTTTACATGCTCCAATATTCAAATGTTTGCTCTAGGTGGAGGCTCCACGCGtgatactagagtatcgcttgctagtatagacatggtgtctgggtttgttaagtgttgctggatgtcgccATTTCCCATGGTTTATAGAGGTAGCctacaggtggtgacagccatgtttAGTGCctttgtaatcctccacgttccgTAGACAGTCATATCTGTCAGCCATTTGCATAGTTCTCCCGTGTATTAGGAATAACTCATGTATTAGGAATATATTGTGCAAAGTATAAAGTGCTAGTAAACTGTATAAATGCTTTAAGAACATTAGAGAGACCTTATTAACAAATTTCTACCTAGCTCCCTGCCTCTTTTTACCTTTATTAGAGCTGAGTTtacttgtgtgtcacactacctttTATCCATATTTATcgtacccctatttatgcacaTGAATATTTCATTGAGATTAGTTCATTTTGCCTACCTACACAATTTAATCACCGACTTtcctgtggaaatataaatgacaccccggaatACTCTATGGGTAAAAGCTACACCAGTAATTCCGTCCGCTTGCGGAATGATTCATGGTTCATGATAGCTTAGTTTTCCAGTAATTGCTATATGAAATGTCGAGACATTGTTGATGCCGATGTCGGGCATTTCTGATGCTGTTATAGGAATCATGTTGAACAACCTTGTATCTGAAGTAGACGTTATGAaataaaaacaattatttttggcACCATTGCCAAGGAAGGCATAGGTTAATTGTATAGGCAAGGCCATGAACAAAAGGTAAATGGATATTCatttgctaaacaggctaacttggcttgtATTCTCCTTTGTTGtgatgaaaatagggtagtgtatgaccggttttgatCTTCCGCAAAACTTCACGCAGAATCCAGAGTCGCTCTTAAGAAGAGTTCTACCTCGTGTGGTACCCCCTCAGCGTGTACTCTCGATATCAGAACTAGTCATCAGTGCGCCATCCATTTCCAACTCCATGGCTCAAAAGACTCTCCATGATTACTTTGCTCCTTCTGCCAGCAATGTCCCTGTCGGATCTGATGTCAGTACTGGGGGAgagaatttcgagatcaagacgggctTAATTACGATGGTGTATGCCAGCCCTTTTTGTGGCAAGACCAATGAGAATGCCAGCGCTCACCTCCAGCAATTCCTAGAGctttgcagtacttttgttatcaagggagtTTCGCAAGGTGCTATCCGGCTCCGATTGTTTCCGTTTTCCCTTTTGGCGAGAGCGAAGCAGTGGTTCTATCTAACAAGAGTTCAGTGAATACATGAGATAATTGCGCCAAGGTGTTCCTCGCAAAGTTCTTCCCGACAGGTAAAACCAACGCCCTCCGTGAAAGGATTTCGAGTTTTCAGCAAGCGTCCAATGAGACCAATCCTGAAGCTTGGGAGCAACTTCAGGAGTACATCCAGCATGTCCACACCACGGGATGGATAATTCGCTCATATTACAAAGTTTCTACAATGGGGCGACTCAGACAGCCCGTGACCTTGTAGACGTTTCTGCTGGTGGAACCTTTTTCTCATTGACCCCTAAAAGAGATACATCTTCAattgagaagatggtttccagccaaggttggagcgatgaccAATTCCAATCACGTCAGTGGGGCATGCAatgattgatctcctcctcaagaaatttgagggaTCTCCACAAGACATTAATCAAATGCAGACACTTCAAGGCTTAGGTGCTTGCATGACTTGCAAGATCTGTGGAAATACTGGACACCCGGGCAATGACTGCCCAAAAACCCAGGAAGAGGTAATTTTCATGAacaacaatgggtttcgtccacaaggaggtcaggggtggaatcaaccacaccCATTTTATCAAGGAGGCAATGGgaactcaaatttcaatcctAATCAGCCTACCTTTAGGGATTTGGTCTAGGTTAGGCGAAGATCAATGATAcaatttagaagaaaccgacccCCAATGACAAGTCCCTGGAGACCATTCAAGCCAAATTGGATGGGTTCTGCACCGCTATCAAGAATCAGCTGAGCTTCAACAAaatgctagaaacccaactagCTCAGTTGGCCGCTGCTACTCCTGCAGTTGATAcagggaagattccggggcagCCCGAGTAGACCCTAGAAAGTGTCAATGCAGTAACTGTGAGATGGGGAAAGTCACCACGGAAGGCACCTTACTCCAGTTATATTGAGAAGCTCACGTGACAAAGAAGAGGGTTGTGGGGCGAATTAGCAGCATTAGTCGGAGGAGATACTGTGACACCtatgatcagctgctcgattTTTTATTGCCACTTCAAGCAAGCTCTATGTGACCTTGGAGCAAgtgtcaacattatgcccaAGACCACATTTGAGAAACTTAGTTATCCAGCTCTTTCCCCTACTATGATGTGCGTACAACTGGCTGACTCTACCATACGATACCCTGAGGGTATTGTCCAGAAACTACTGGTACAAGTCAAGGAAAATTTCATTGTCATAGATTTCGTAGTCCTCGATATGGAAGGTGATCTGGGGATATCTCTCATTCTTAGGGCGACCATTATTGAGAGATGCCAGAGCAATTATTGGTGTTGGAACTGAGAAGATCAGCCTCCTCATCATGGGAAAAGAACATGAAATTCAGGTTCCAaaacaaaaagcaagaactgttcctgattcatgaggatgaCAAAGGAGAAGAGCTGCATGCTGAACCCGGCTGGAAAGACTGGGAGGTCCATGATCCTCCAACAGAACCAGCATGGGAAGACTGGGAAATTCATGAGCCTCCAACCGAACCAGAATGGGAAGAAAGGGACATCCGTGAATCCCCAACTAAACCAGACTAGGAGGAGGGGGAGATTCGTGAGTCACCAACAAAATTAGCTTAGGAAACCTATAGCCAGACGTCCAAGCATCTCTCTCCCGCTCCACCTACAACTCcagagaagaccaagaaggtgtggcgcaagaagaagacGTCATCgtccgctactacttctccaggtatggATGAATCGACCTCAGCTTAaccaggtatggagaaaggtcctgctcatcagaccctaaaccaagagctagtatgggggaggttccctccctcAAGTCAATTTATCCTTTACCGATTTTCTtagttaaaataaaataaaagtaaTATTTATTTCTTTAATATTTATTTTCCATCGTCATTTGCTGTGAAATGCTTAAATCTCTTTAGAGTTGAAGGGATGAAAACTTGCTCTTTTTTGCTTATTTTGTCTGTCTATTTTATAACTTTGAAGCTTTGTTTATAACTTAGAAGCTTTCTTAAATTTGAGTTTGTTGGCTTGATAAACTTCTTGCTAAAAGCCCGAAAATCCTATGGGTTGCATATGTTTAATCCAAGTCTATGTTGTTGTGAGTATAGATatagtaataagagcaacatgaCCTTTTTCtaagtgatgcttgaagtctggagtttaATTTTTGCAAAGAAATAAATAAGAAAGGCAATTTCCTCGATAATGATAAAcacctaccagagccatatgaatAACTGTTGCAAAACCTTATCCATATGCTGCTTGTTAtttcattgagttttgtcaaattgtgtgaccctagcaAGAATTTTTTTCATACTTTTGTGATCAAGACCACATACACGTTCATGTTCATTTACGaaattcctacactgggaattagcatTATCCACCCTCCATCCATCCATAAAAACTCCAATATTGTTTCATGATCACTCTCTCCGTGTTATCATCAATGGTATGAGctaaaaatgatgaaaagatgcatacccaaagaaggtatgccacatgcccaaaaGGAATGTCAAAAAATAGAATAGATGCATGCCCAAAGAAGGTATACCACATGgtcacaaggcatgtcaaaaaaaaaatatatatatataaaccatATCCATGAAAAATAATGGAGAGAGATGGTTCATGACCACTCATTCcatacacatgcacatcttgatcataTTTGTATGATTTGGTTTCTTCATGGATTcactctttgactttacaatatatgaaATGCAAGTATGCCTACTCTTATATCCtgccttgagctccacaaaagccCTTCAGCATGAAAGGAGGAAAACAAATATTGCCCTGGTAAGGATATACACATTGAGTGATTCGAGAGAATCATTTGAGAAACTTTACCTTGCTTTTTGAAAATCTTTTTGAGAGAAAGAAaccctccagatggattgctgATCTTTGAATAAGTAAATGTGGCCCTATGCACTATTCTGACTCTCAACAGCTCAAGACGTAGAGAACACTAAAAGCCCCATGGATGAGTATAGGATAAGGCAAAGGTATgtgagccaacttattcaaaattcATAGATAAGCTACTTTGTTATAAATTCTGACATGACAAGTAAGTATGACTTAGAGTGATTTTATGATCAACAATCTGATTtctcctactttgctcgggaagAGCAAAAGGATAGCTTaggggatcttgttgatgctTGTTAGAGACCAATTTCAAGCGTCAATTTGATCAAAAAAACCTAAGAGTTTGAATATTTCACA containing:
- the LOC120666074 gene encoding benzyl alcohol O-benzoyltransferase-like is translated as MAFSSAAPKFTVRRRPAVLVVPVAPTPRELKRLSIFDEQDSLRVQISNIHFYRRNNSMGGKDPVRVIREALAKALVLYYPFAGRLREHDGCKLAVDCTGEGVLFVEADADVCLEYFGDPLLPPFPCIEELIFDVPGSSAILNAPLLLFQVTRLACGGFILAVRANHTMADAQGVMQFLGAVAELARGAQALSVLPVWKRELLEGRNQQQPVMLHDKLTEAKASSIMLPLDNAALRLRSFFFGPREIAAIRAQLTPHLQKRATKFDSIAGWIWKFRTVALAPEPNEVMMLVVAVNARGRTTATAGIPIGYYGNAFALPVAMSTARELCTKSLSYAIELVKKAKNQVDMEYMRSTADLIVLRRGQCTRITTGMYSLSDATRARFEHLDFGWGKSVYGGPAEAVGNPSNPWLTSFLLATKNANGEDGIIVPMCLPGPAMDRLVGEMSKLLAYQPM